TGAAGCAATGAATGGATGAACTGGAACAGAAATGCAGAAACAACGCTAGTCAAATCCACTTCTCCGCGTTCATCTCTCACGATCAACTCAAATGCGTGTAAATTTTCGGGAAATTActtgaatataattaaatttcctaTGAAATTTTTGGGCCGTTTGAGCATAGGGGAGCCATTGGGCTATTTAACTGGCTATGGAAGTGGAGCCCACAATTGTTTACtctaattttaagttttgaaCGGATTTCCGCCGTTAGAAGTTCTAGAACTTCACTATGgttaaatagataaaataaaattagcaGTGATCGATAAAATTGTTGTAGAATAAGATAAATGTTGAGACTCAACGGTCTATAttgtttttagtattttataattttatttttcatttttaactcTCCACCGTtgagtttcattttctttttcttttttgtttaagTTATATTTTCGATTTTGCTTTAatgtttttgaaatttaaacaGCGATCTGGAAAAAACTTGATCTCCAAGTTGTTAGAAACTTGGATGAGAATATAAGAAATAGTAGTAGGAaatgaaaggaaaaagaaaagtgatgTTATTTGGCCATATTTGTGATCAAATAGTTTTCTCCAAAATAGAAAGCactttgattgttttttttttttttgaagaaatgagatacttttaactttttttattcaatttagtttgttctatatttatattcataacAAATGAATGGTGGTGTTCTTTTGAATTAGAGTGTaacaaataattacataaCGATCAGAAATATGTCGTATCTGAATGATGTTCTTTGATTTAGAGTGcgataaataattacataacgataaaaaaaaatgtgtcatacctaagattttttatttagattgCGACAGATGGTTATATAAAGATTAGGAATTGGGGTTGATGGAGCGGGACCATTGGACTTCATCAAGTGTAACTATATCATTAGCGAAAAAGTTGACCTCAAAAATATGCTGCAAGTAGCATGTCTTTGTCAAGTTACATACTGCCCAACTTTACAATTTCTTGGATCACCAgttattttagtactattattatcaGTTTCTTGTCTTTGGAgatataaaatgaaactaattTCTCTTCCAAGACTTCATCAACTATGTACACCACCAGATTTTCATTTCACTTCGGTTTAAACAAAAAGTTTAGGAAGTCACTCTATCTTCAACGAGCTTGGTCGAATCGACAAACCAGAATTTCCTGGACAACACAGCAGCTTCATCTCTGAGTCAAATGCTGAATGAGATATATCTACAAACTCCGTTCTATGAAATCCCAGATCCTCTCCCCCATGTAAATACGGTCCCTAAGTCCACGACGCATGTGGCGCTCGTCTAGGAATATCAAAAGTTCATAAGGCTTCCTGGCAGCCACGAGCGTGTTGACAAGCCTCGCTGTGTGCCTgaaatgcacattttcatcgATCATCCCGTGCACCAGGAGCAGCTTGCCTTCCATGTTGTCAATGTGATGCATGACAGAACTGTGTAGATAGCCTGATTCATTTTCAGAGGGCAATCCCATGTACTTTTCTGTATAGAATGTGTCATATCCGTCCCATGATGTCACAGGAGCACTGGAAACTGCACATTTGAATACTTTGGGGAATTTTGCGAGTGCCATCGCTGAGAGATATCCACCATAACTCCATCCGTACAGTCCAATGTGGCCTTCTTTAGCTAACCCCTGCTTGATGAGCCACTCGGCTCCAGTAAGTTGATCCTCAGCATCAATCTGACCGCATTTGTGCTTGAGCGACCTGCAAACTTGAGTCCTCGTCGATCAGTTACTCTGTTGTCCATCTGAAAAAAGGAACAGCAATGCAAATAAggaattaatcaaattatcatTTCCTTTATAGAAAGTTAAACTCATAAAGAAAAACTGTATAAAGCAAGTGACAAATCTAGAGCATATGAAAGCGTTTAAAGTATGCTTGGTGTTGGACCGCAGAAAGAATATATTCCAAAAGTAAATAATAAGTGGCACAATAGATGTAACCcaaaacttcaaaatttggatatttCAAAAGCGAAACAAAAAATCTAACCTTCCAAACTAATATGCCTTTACTACTGAGATACTGAGCTCTCATGTCGATAGTGTTTATCCAAGAATCACAGACTAGCTGTACGCTGGGACCACCATATACGTGAACCATTGTCTTGTAAGGCGGTGGTCCAAATCTTGCAGCATCGGGTTTATATAGTGCCCCATATAAGGTGGTTCCATCCTTAGCCTTCACCTGAACTATTTCAGGAGGCACAAGTGCGAGTTCCTTAAACCTGGGAATGTTGATGGGCTGCTCATAAACTGATGCAATGAAGCTTCCGTCCAGCAATGAGTATAGCATGATTTTGGGAGGTGAACCCAAGCAATCATAGATATCAACAAACCTTTGCAACTGATGATCAAGAACAACGACATGTTTTCCCTTTCCATGGGTTAATCTTACAGGAGTCTGTATGGAACGGCTTCCATCTGGGAACAATTCTTTCTGATAAAGATGCGATTCCAAAGGACTATCCAAGGTTCCAGTGAAATATACGATTTTAGTAGCCTCATTTACACCAGCCACATGCTCAACCATCCAATCACCTTGAGTAATAGGTCCTAAACACACTCCATGAGAATcgtataaatataaatgtctGAATCCCGTTCTTTCACTAGCCCAAATGAATCCTCCAGATGATCGACCAGGTAATCTATCTAAAGGAGTGAAACAATCATGCAAATTGATCCAAGTTTCACTATCTTCTTGCAAAATTAGTTCCTTCTGGCCAGTTTTGATATCAAACTTGAGGATCTTCAGTTTAGAATGGGTTCTATTCAACACCTGAGCTGTAAGAATGTTTCCGTGCATCCAATTAACTCTTGCCAAATATTCATCGTCTTCTGCTGGCTCTCGTCCGCAGAGAAGGTCCATCCAACTAACTGGTCCACCAGTGGCAGGAACAACTCCCAAGCGGACTTTCACATTTGGACCACCAGCAAAAGGGTATGCATGGTCTTCCTGTGCATCTGGGCCCACTAAACATTTCCCTTGGTGCACTATCCTAAATAGAGGTACTTCTGATGAATCAACCTTGGTAAATGCAATAAATTTGCTATCTAATGACCACCAGTAACCATTCTTCCGATCCATTTCCTCCTACAGCCAGAAAAGATATGGAGTATCTCAGTTAGCAAAGTCATGTTGGGAAAGGTAGACATGTTACGCAAACCAGGAAAGACTGCCCCCAACATGTTTCAACAGTAACCCACCTGTGCAATGAACTCAGCAACGCCATGTGTCTGAAATAGCAACAGAAAAAACTTAGTCAATTTTGTGCAATTAACATATAACTCCAAATACAAAGGGGGTGACTGCAAATTCTAACTCCCTCTATGATGACATAAATACGATTTGCTAGATGTATACACCTAGTACTCAGTGATGCAACTAGCACAAATACAAAGAGACAGACTGGATTAAACACAGTATACATGGAACCTTATGCTTACAATAGCATTCTTGTCAGCGCCCACAGTCAATTGCTTTGACACGTTGTACAGAAGGTTAGACACGTGAAGCTCATTATCCCTCACATAGGCCAGTTTGGTTCCATCTGGAGAGAGTTGTGGGTCTATAACTGGCGAACCAGAGGCACTCGGGATCAGGAGTTGAGTCTTGTCATTATTTTCCTGACTATAGATCTGCTCACATGTAGAGGTCGTGCTTTAGTTCATAATAAGTAATTGAAACCTTAGGTTTTAAAAAACTGTAATATGTTAAATAAGGAAACAAACAGAACATGTACAGGActaaatttaaccaaattatgaaaataacaacaatttaatgctatataatttatgttcCATCAGAAATTTTCCTCAAGAAAGTATGAAAACTGCAATAAAGGAAGAAACTCTATGGTTTCTTTCACTAGTGGCTGCAACCAATATGATTTGAAAGCTCATATTCCCAAGTATTATTGTAAATCTCACaaattattccaaaaaaagaaCCAGTTTTTATCTATCAAATGACGGAGAAGGCTTTATGATTGACATTAATGTCTGATttgctaattaaatataattttcatagACCAATCCTAATCAGAGAAGAAATACAGAGTGAACGCATGACATGAATATTTCAAGATCTCCCTTTCACCAAATTAGAGTGTGAAAATCCATTAAGATGAATTTCATAACACATGAACAAGATATAAGATGTCAGGGAACACACCCCAGCTGGTATAGGCACAATAAGTCTTTTTCTCCTTGGGCTTGTCTTTACCCATTCATAGCGTGTTACTCCCAAGCCTCGCTCTCTTAACCTCTCCCTTCTCAACTTTTCCTCAGcagataaattattttcatcgAGACCACCATCTGGTGGGCTAAAGAACAGATCATGTTTCCCACTCTTGATATCAAATACAAACAAGTTTCTGTTCAAGGTTTGATCCTGGCTGAA
The genomic region above belongs to Salvia hispanica cultivar TCC Black 2014 chromosome 3, UniMelb_Shisp_WGS_1.0, whole genome shotgun sequence and contains:
- the LOC125211424 gene encoding LOW QUALITY PROTEIN: dipeptidyl aminopeptidase 4-like (The sequence of the model RefSeq protein was modified relative to this genomic sequence to represent the inferred CDS: inserted 2 bases in 2 codons); this encodes MPVTETTVANALDNCNIFSVEEIVQHPLPSYGVPTAIXFSPDDCLIAYLFSQDQTLNRNLFVFDIKSGKHDLFFSPPDGGLDENNLSAEEKLRRERLRERGLGVTRYEWVKTSPRRKRLIVPIPAGIYSQENNDKTQLLIPSASGSPVIDPQLSPDGTKLAYVRDNELHVSNLLYNVSKQLTVGADKNAITHGVAEFIAQEEMDRKNGYWWSLDSKFIAFTKVDSSEVPLFRIVHQGKCLVGPDAQEDHAYPFAGGPNVKVRLGVVPATGGPVSWMDLLCGREPAEDDEYLARVNWMHGNILTAQVLNRTHSKLKILKFDIKTGQKELILQEDSETWINLHDCFTPLDRLPGRSSGGFIWASERTGFRHLYLYDSHGVCLGPITQGDWMVEHVAGVNEATKIVYFTGTLDSPLESHLYQKELFPDGSRSIQTPVRLTHGKGKHVVVLDHQLQRFVDIYDCLGSPPKIMLYSLLDGSFIASVYEQPINIPRFKELALVPPEIVQVKAKDGTTLYGALYKPDAARFGPPPYKTMVHVYGGPSVQLVCDSWINTIDMRAQYLSSKGILVWKMDNRVTDRRGLKFAGXLKHKCGQIDAEDQLTGAEWLIKQGLAKEGHIGLYGWSYGGYLSAMALAKFPKVFKCAVSSAPVTSWDGYDTFYTEKYMGLPSENESGYLHSSVMHHIDNMEGKLLLVHGMIDENVHFRHTARLVNTLVAARKPYELLIFLDERHMRRGLRDRIYMGERIWDFIERSL